ACAACCCGTGCGGGCTAAAGCCATTCTAGTACCGACAGGAAATGTCGGTCTTACAGCTGTGACTATCAAAATGGTGGTTCATATTTCGACGGCAGCCACAACGCATCTTTTGTCCGCGGCGCGCCCGCCTTTGTCTGCTCCACTGCGGGGAGAATTTGAACAGACAGAAAGCTGCGAACGCGTCCAGAGATCATCTTTAACATGATCGAGGAGAAAGATtcgccgctgcactcctccacACAGCTCACACCGCCTCTCATCTACTCAGGCTGCGCTTCAGTTTTTACTCTTGTGCAATGAGATCACACGTCTAACTAACCTTACAGGTAATTACAGGTGATTAAAAGCTGCGCGCCTGCGTCCAGAGGCGCGTAATTGTCCCCAGGTGGTGCGTCaacaaaatgtagtaaaatggAGAGCACAGAGCGCACAAAAAACGAGAGAAATCAAATTTATATGCAgtaattttccattttctccaGCAAATCTAAATAAATTGGTGGTAAATTCGTGTCGAATAGCTTCGAATATATCTGGAATAATCTCATTTTAGCAGAGTCCTTCTCTGGAAGACTTATAAAATCGcgataaaagcagaaatattgTCGGTTAAAAGACATTATTTACCCACAAACAGTTCAACTGGAAGGATTTGTTGGTGGATAAATGAGGAGGAGATTCCAGAGTGGTTTTATTCCTTCATGAATAATCTCATTCAGgcctcagtgtttgttttgtttttgcaaatagTCAAACTGGAAGCAAAATGAGAAGCAGAAATGTGAAGGGACTCTTTCCAGAGTTTATGTCGAGGAGTTGCTGTGTTTGGAGcagatttaaatgaatgaatgaatgaatgaatgaatgaatgaatttaaatATCTCAGGGAGCATACTGCGGATGGCCTGGAAGTTTAGACTCAGAGGATTCTCTGATGCTTCTCTTGGCAAAATGGAAGATGTGCGCataatgtgttattttgttattatttagtTAAGTTATTTTTGAGATACTGTTTCAAACGAATAGTTGAAAAATGCGGGAAATTCCATGAGAGGCCCAGAAAAAATGACATGCAATCGAAGGTAATGAGCTCCTTTTAGGTCCATGTTAGTGAGATTTAAATATGATCAATGTTCTAAATGAATGCCAGAAACTCCCTTACAATATTTCAGAAAATccaagataataataataataataataataataataataataacaataataataataatagtaataataatagggTACAATTGGATGGTCACTGCAgacatttaaaaagtgtttatttttgtcttaaaaacaatgtaaaaaatgtaacaattaaaataaaaataattataatgaGAATAATATTAATTCCTGCAAAATTGTACTTGGCACTGGGTTCAAAATTTAAAGTGctcttaatctttttttttcttttgaagatGTCGtcacatttaaacagaaaaccGAGATTAAATCGAAAATCAAATGAGACTTTTTGCGCATTAATTACAGattctcaacatgtttttgcgcatttttaacaaaaaataaaaccagagagcaTTCAGCTGGTTTccctttaaatttattttttgtgtctacattcaattttattttcaaaacagaCAGTGTGAAGTTCAGTTCTTAGTGAGTTTATATTTTGGcacctttttttctctgtgagaTTTAAAGCTGATTCAAAACTTAGAAGTTAACCAGCAGTTTTCGCTCTGGAATTCTGGAATTAAAACAGTTTGGATGCAGCATATTGAAGCTGCGTATCTGCTTGTTTCTGGGCGAAGAATTCAACATTAAAGCGAAATTAAAATTATAAGGATGGCACATATCCTAAGAATTTGGTTCTAAAATCTGCCCCATACTGTCTGTGTTTAAAAATCAGCCGAAATAAAGGGAGTTTCTGCCACATTTTGTGCTTTACATTTAAACTCtgctatagattttttttcttaaactcGATTCTGTTGTCAAAGCAGCCTTTGTGCGCCACAGGCTGAATTATTGGCACACACGGTGAAAGACTGCGAGCTGCTTCAAGGACAGAAGCGGCGCGCAAAATTACAATTTGTCCATAATGCGCACAGGTCCAGTTTAGAGCGTCACCACTGAGAACCTCAAACTGTAACTTGTAAAGTAAATTTTGTTGTCGCAGATTATAGTGaacaaatcatttaaattaatgAATCCTTGAGGTAAAGGCCAGTCAGACTGGATCACTCAGGCCAAGCGTGGGATCATTTCACCTTCGTGCTTCtccaaataaaacacatttggagcatTTATTTATGCAGGAATTTATAACAGTGaagatattatttgtaattttttgtataattcttaCCGATTTTCACAAATGTAGTCTAATATTTACAGATGTTTGGTGCATTAGGGCTGATTTTGAGAATGGAACACCTCTcttgttgttttaatttcatttttacgCAACTGAAATTAACGTATTTTCCTTCTACTGGGCTCTTTGAAGCCCCTCGGGGAGCTCGGAGGTCAGCGGAGCCGCTCCGGGAGCCTCTGACTTTGCTTGTTCCAGTGTGCCAGACATTCCTGTACAGCAGCCAGAGCAGCGGGACTCCTCCCCTCCACTCACAAACCCGGAGCACGTAGCAACAACTGAGCCAATGTGCTCCACCGCGATCCGTCCTACCGACCGCGGTGCCTGGCAACAGAAAAAGACGTGATGACGTCCTCTCCAGATCGCGTATTATGGGATGTGCGGAATTAAACAACCCGAAGAGGACGAGGGGaagccaaaaataataaaagagacagaaataaacGAGGTGCATGGTGGATCATGGAGCTCTCGGCTGTCGGTGAGAGCGTCTTCGCAGCCGAGTCCATCATAAAACGGCGGATCAGACGGGTAGTCGCTGCTTTTTCAGCCTCACGCTCACCCTCTACACCTATTAGGCAAACATGTGTCTGTGCATGGCCGACGGGCACGTCCTCTGATAACCTAAATGTGTTACGGATCTGTTTTGCAGGGTCGCTGGGAATATCTCGTAAAATGGAAGGGCTGGTCTCAGAAGTGAGTATAATAACGAGCAGGGAAGGACAGCGCTCCATCCTGGCCGCTCCGACAACTGCAGTCTGTCGCTGCTCTGCTTGTTGATGTGCTTTTCTGATCCATTTTTATGTGCGCTGCGTGCCGCGCTGCTGCCTGCGGCGTGTCCGCGGCTTTCTGTGCGCAGtcatgtgtgaaaaatgtccgAGCCTCAGCCCGCTGGGATGTTCTGAAGTCCACACTAGCTTTAGCAATGGCTGAGTTCTCCATGCGTCACTGTCCGCTGCGCAGTGTGGAGAGGCAGCGCGTTCGCAAAGATTGCTGCGATATGACGTGTTTGTGGTTTGGCTCTGAGCTGCTCTCCTGTCGCCTGTCGTGCCGCAGGTACAGCACCTGGGAGCCGGAGGAAAACATTCTGGACGCGCGGCTCTTCGCTGCCTTCGAGGAGAGGTGAGGGTTTGACAGCGCAGCAGTAGGCCTCTCTGTGGCACCGCGCGTTCTGCGGCACAAAATGTCCACTTAAACAAGTCGTCCAGTCTGTTTTTAATCTTCAAAATTCACCGAAAAGGAAGCTTCGGTGGAACGAGgtggtttttattttcatctccaaatggttttctaatcacaaGATCGCTGTACTCAACTTATTTCTCTTTAAATTTTCTGTAAATTGCTTAAATCTCGCTGCTTTAAAGTTTGGCCCATGTGTAAGATTTAGATAAATACGATTTTCTGATTAAATTAttggttaaaaaagaaaacaaagagcatTTCCTGCCCTGtgctgatttgatttgattttattcaCCAGGGAACGCGAAAGGGAGATGTTCGGGCCGAAGAAGAGAGGACCCAAACCCGAGACGTTTCTCCTCAAGGTATCGTTTCCATTTCAGTTTGTCGCCTTTCTGAAGCGAGCTTTAATTTCACAGAAGATGAATCATTTCTATGATTTGGCAGCTACGGTTTTATTAAGTATGAAACCAGCTCAGATTCAAGTAAAACTAGTGGAATGACGAACGAAAATCTCTCAGTTACTCTCTGGTTTTGATGTGGTGATGCTGAACACAGCTTGTACGTTTTAATAACACAGAATACCCATGATTCTGTgtattttccttaaaaaatCTGACCAACTTCAGGACGAGGCCTTGAGCAGATGTCCAGCTGCTTCTCCTAAATCTTTAAGTTTCCTCCTGAGACTCCAATTTTCATCTCTGGGAAACCTCCCCTCATTAAACGTATTTGTTCTGTCCTTAGGCCAAAGAGAAAGCCAAAGAAAAGACGTATGAATTTAGGAGAGAAACTCCCAGAGGGATCCAGGTCTCCTACCCCATCCCGGAGCCGGTCGTAACACCGAGGGCCCGTGAGGGTTTACGCACCGTGGTTCCCACAATCTTCCCACCGAGCGCGATCAACAGGGGGGAGAGCGTCCACGTCGGACCGGCGCTGGAGAGGAGGCCCAGGCCgactcctccagctcctctggcGGCCCAGGAACCTCTACGCTTCCCCAAAAAGAGGGGCCGCAAACCGAAGCTGCATCTGCATTTTGATGAAGAAGATGGGAGCAGCTCGGTGGAGCCGGAGGCCAAACGGAgcaggctgctggaggagccgCTGACGCACGGCCTCTCCAAAATGTCCCAACGgctccatcaccaccaccaccaccaccaccatcatcatcatcatcacggAGAGACGTCAGACCACAGCCTCCTCCAGCTGACCAAGAGGTTCCAGGAGGAGACCACCATCACACCCAAATCCAGCAGCGAGCAGAGGAACGCGGCGGGAGCAGGCTTGTCTTACAGCTGCGCGTTCCGTCCAGGTGCGCGTAAAAGTGACCAGGGCGCGCACAGGACTCACTGTTTGAGCAGGATGTACAAGCTCAAGCAGCACGGAGGTCACCGGAGCCATCACCGGGAGCAACCCGCCGTCATCTCCTCCTCACAGTCCGTCCACGATCCATCCGCGCGTCCTTCCGCCTCGTCCTGGACCCCGTGTTTCACCAACCTGGACACTGTGACCGTGACGGACGTGACCATGAACTTCCTGACTGTTACCGTCAGAGAGAGCAGCACGGACAAAGGCTTTTTCCGAGAGAAGAGATGAGTATTTAGTTTAGAGGAGTCTAATATATCCCGACGTAAATGTTTAACAAGTTACTAACAAACAGGCCTACTGTAatactatattttttctatgTACCTGTCAAACGTGtatatacaaatatttaatacgctgctgagaaaattaaaaagtgTCATTGTACGTTTAAGGAGTCTCTTCATGAATCTggatcttttttcccccacattttacAGACACTTGTTATCTGATCTCAGGCTTTTGTGGAATTATCCCACAATATTTGcaaattcagaaaatatttcTAACAAAGCTGCATCTCTACACGTTCATTCTGCTTTAATTGTGTCGCAGTGAGTGATGGAATGTCGCACAATTTCTCTGCGTCCTTCTTCACTGCTTTTGTTCACCAAAACGCCGTGAATCTTTGAGTGGGAGGTTAAAATAAATATCTAGTTTAGTTCACCCAAATTCATTATTAGAAAAGCAAGAATACCACAAATAATGTCTAAGATGATCAGGAGGAAATCTCCCACTTCAGAAAATCATTTTGCTTATGTTTGTTCAGTGTTTAGGACCAGTCTAACTCCTAATCTGatgaaacattttaagaaaGATTTCATAGAAGTCATGCAGTAACTGTACATGTTGAATGGAGGGAGGATTTCTGTCCTGAAGTCATATTATAATGATTCCTTCTGGGAGTTTTACGCATGCATTATTCGAACAATTACAGggcaaaaaaagataaaaatgtgttaatgctttttaaaaaaaatctatattataTATTCGATTCTGTTAGTTGAATCTTCTTGTCACCTAAAACTGAACTTCTTTACATGatttaaaagtgaaatgtttCCCCGCACGTGCGTTTTAAACGTTGGAGGCCTGATAGAAAATCTTTAATTCATTTGCTTCTATTTACTGGAATTTGCAACttttaaagcagcagtttaAGTCGTTGGATCAAATCTTCATGAGAACAGAAACTGTGCTGCTCCACTGAACCTAATTACAGATTTAAATCTACAATTATAGTCGTTTCATTATCACCGCTTTTACCTTCGTCTTCGCAGCGAATATTTGAAGCGACTCCAAAGGTCGAGTTGAGCTTCGGGGCTGACAGCGAGTCTGCACCGGAATGAAtcaacagtttttgaacatttaaccacaaaacacagtaaattACATTAATATGATCGCTAAATGCCACCACTGAATCATTTTCCTGCTGTATTTTACTCAGTCTGCAGGAGGCACCACTACTGTGACCCCGCATCCTGTTGGATAAAAAATATTTGCCAAATATctgatttcctgttttgttttgaacgCGTCAAACTGATTTCAAAGGGACTCTCTGCTTTAAGATGATGTAGATATTTAGATATATTAATGATCCCTCTGGCCCACCAGGCCTGCTGTCTAAGCAGCATCCAGGCTCCACTGTGCCAATAAGAGGCCGCTTCTGTCAGACACAAAGCCTCCATTCATTTCactttgctttgtgtctctgagaCACATGACCCAATCTGAGCATCCTGTTAAAGGACTCCGTCCGTTTTTCAGCTCTCTAACGGTCGGTTTCAGCGAGTGTGAGAAGACTCGGGTCATTATAATATCGACGCTGTGCAGGTTGACATCCAAATGGGGGAAAAGTGCGACACACGCTTTTCTAGGAATTTAATAAGAAGAGGAAAACTGCTCAATTAGTGAACCGTATTAAATTATCATTACTGAATTAAccctgggctgcacagtggattggtgatTAGCACTCTGgccttgcagccagaagatctccggttcgcgtcctggccttcccgggatctttctgcatggagtttacatgtgtgggttttctctagcttcctcccatagtccaagtccagtctctatatgtagccgtgtgatagactgttacctgtccaggtgtcccctgccttcaccctaagtcagctgggatagactccagccccccgtaaCCCtaatatagataatggatgaattcATCAATGCgtaaaatatgaattaattcattaatccatccattttctatacaccgcttattagggtcgcggggggctggagtctggagtctatcccagctgacttaatgCGAAGGCAtggaacacctggacaggtaacagtctataacagggctacatatagagacaaacaatcacattaacacctaccgacattttagagttatcaattaacctcagcacgttttggactgtgggaggaagttggagtAACCGGAGAAAACCCAGAACATGagaactccatgcagaaagaagaCCGGGACGCGAACCcgggattttctagctgcaaggtgaaagtgcttaCCACCAaactactgtgcagccccctgaGTGGAATTGCAAATTTGTATTGGTAAGtgtgattaaaaatgtctttattttcaagATTTCGTCGGCTGAGACAACATGTGTCCAAATCGTCCATATGAGCGCAATTTACGCACCGATCATAAACCTCCATGTTGTGTCTCATTCAGGCCTTTCTaacctgagcagcagcagccagctgCACAGTGGGCTGAGTTCACCTCCACAAGATGTCGCCACCAGCAAGACCTTGAAAGGCtgccaaattatttttttttgcccagaGACCCTGCAGGTTAAAATTAAGCGAAACCACTCATCCTTACAGGATTAATCATTAATGGAGCTGCACCACTTTAGAGTCGCTGagtttcagctgctgctgctgtttgtctgcttCGGGCCATGAAAGCCTGCAGCAGGCTGCTTTTCTGCCTTCCAGATGTGCGCTGCGTCATCCCGCCACTAGATGAAGCTCAAGCGCAGAAACAGGTTTaggcttttcctttttttagtttttctgttctACAATGATTTAAAGATTGGACTCCTCTTAAAGCAGTCAGTGGTTTGACTTTGGAAGTTTATTAAATTCTACTTCAGTTTAGCAGTTATATAGACattattttcaaaatctgtAGGTTATGAAATTCCAAATGTAGTCTAATAAGGGGAGTAAAAGTAGAATAATAAACCCCGGACTGTCTCTGGGAGTGAATGAATTAGTGCGCACAGATGGCTGAAGGCTTTCAAACGGATTGTCTCTTTACAGAGCAAAACAAAGAGCTGCAGAGGCCAGCAGCTCCCAACAACTGGATCAGTCCTAATTAGAGCCgcagagagagcgagagagagaaagaaagagagagagagagagagagaaagaaagagagaaagagagagagagaagagagagagagagagctgcgCCTTACTTCTTTATTTTCCAGCAGCTCGGTCACATCATCACCGCGCTGAGACTCTAACCGACCACAGACTCTGGAACCATGCACCGCCGTCCGTTTCTTCTTggatttctgtctctgtgtggaTGAAATGTGGCCAAATGCGATCATTTTCACGTGCTTTCTGGCTCTTCGGTtgcgccactgtgcagctgatCTGTGCAACTGGACTGGAAGGTGAGAAGATTTTTGAATTCCGGTCAAAGGAATGAAACAACttgttaaaattattattaaaaagaaactgcagcaCTGTCTGTTAAGGCGGAATTTATGACGGGTTTAAGGTTGTTTTCTTAggttttgtaaatgtttagcAAATTATTCATTAATGTTTTGTAGATCAGTAAAAAAAAGGCATTAATTTTCAGAGGATCAACTTGTGCGTAAAGCTTATTTTCTGTTATGGCTGTAAAACTATTTATTACCGATTAATTAACGTTTGTAAATGCAGACATGACGTCTTTTAAAACGTGGGAAAAGCACCAGCATTTAATTCCAACATTTATATCAGATATGAAGGAGAAACATCACCGGCTGACTTTATAGTCAATGTGGCTTCTACAATTTGTTATAAGGGTTATTCCTGATTAAGGAGGGGTGAATAAATAGTTAATCAACCACAAATAAAACCATCAGTAATTGTTAATCCATCCTCTTCCAGCGGTTTTGCAGCTGCCGTGGACTCCCGGATCGTCCTCCAAGTGCGGCTCCGCTGCACGGAGGGCTCGGTGAGGTGGCTCTACCCGGGCCAGGCTCTCCGGGTGGTCCTGGAGCCCAACCTGTCTTCCTCCCGACGCACCACCGTCTGCATCAAACCGTCCCCTTCCCTCGGCGGAGGCAGCGTGTTCGTGGAACGGGCCGGggagctggagctgctggtgCCGGACGGTGGGAGGCCCGAGCGGCAGGTGTTCTGTTTCCGGGCAGACGGACCGCACAGGCCCGCTCTGTACCTGCAGGCCGGTCCGCAGGGAGACGGGGTCTGGAGCAGACGCACCATGGGCTTCAGATACGAGCTGCTGGGGAACCGGAGCCACGGAGGACTGAGGGGTGAGTCCGGCTCATCATCAGTCCTAAATCTGCTAGAATAAGTTTGTTAGTGCCATTCtactaaaacaaactttatgAATAATTTACTATAACTTAGAAccataatattttattattgtttaacaaTGATGATACAGTAACATAAAACATTCTAATAAATAGTCTTGCATTCTAATTCCCagtgaaataaagtaaaagtcCAGGAGCGCTGACAGAAAAGTACCAAAAATTAGTGTTGGTTTAACAGGAAACTGATCCCTGGGCCTGAAATCATTGCaaccaacaatatctgaggaactattaatgacaaaaacctgaacAGTTccctgttatttctcatcatcgatgcagaatctgcaatattggacagGTAGATCAAATAGTACCTGAGACTCCATGTTTTTTCCAAATTGCACATCAAACCATTTTGAGCATGTTTCTTCTCACATTgactcaggaactattaaagaatAAAGCTTTCATATTGCACTGTTATTTATTATCATGTccttgattcagaatctgcaacaCTGAACATCAGATCAATTTTACAATAAAGCTGGAGCTTAATGCACAGTTTTAAACAAAATCTTCTCTGATCTTTGCTTTTCAGTGATAATTTGAGCAGAGGTTTAGAAGATAAATGCATCTTTACTGGATACATCTGAAGCCTGAAGGCAACACAGCTGGATACATACTAAAGGTCACAAGACCAGAAAACTTCTggattattgtgtgttttttatgtgaacTGAAAAGGAAGAGTTTTTGGATAAAATGATCGAGTTAAAAGCAATctaattttagaaatgcagcagaaatgtaAGTACAAATCAAATggaatacactaccgttcaaaagtttagggtcacttaaatgtctgttttttgaaagcattattttttcagtgaagataacattaaatgaatcacaaatccagtggacattgttaatgtgataaatgactattctatctggaaacagctgatttttagaaaacccttgtgcagttatgttggcACATGGATAAAggtaagttttcatggaaaacatggaattgcctgggtgaccccagacttttcaacagtagcgtaagtaaaaatactttaaaactCTACTTAAGCATATTAAGTAGATGTATTTTCTATGCAGCATTTGTTACAAGCTTTAATAAGATCAAATGTTGGTGTTTCAGGCTCAGAAGACTCCCTGTAACTGATTAATTGACAGATCTATAAGCTTTTGTAAACAACTTATCAACCATTAATAAGGATACTTAGATAAACTCTTCATAACCTTTtatgattatttaaaaataataatcagccAACATGTTTAGTTAGTTCAACAGATAACACTGAAAGCAATGCTTAAATTCTCTTAATGGCATCGTCAATTTCTGAAATCTGGTCCTACAGTTGGTTCCATTGCTCAGGACTCTGATACTCTTTATCCCCTCTTCATCTCCCCATCTTGGTTCATCCAATCAGGACTTTACCCTTGAAGTCCCTGACTTTGACACATCTCGTCTTTCCAACTGGAACATGCTGTCGTCACCTTTATTGCTGTTTCATTCGTAGGTGTCAGTTTTAAAGGCCTTTTCTGCAGCCTCTTCAAACTGCTGATTCACAGATGTGTGTGCAGATCTGTCATATTTCCTCGCttggagaaaagaaaatggTAGTTATTTAATTACAGACGTCTTCCCTTCCACTGGAGCCTGCAGCTGCTGGTCCGTCTCGTGTTTTGTCTGGTTGTCTGGTTTCCATCAGGGGACAAAGCAGGAGGACGGAGCCGACTGCAGGGTGGCCGGAGGGCAGCGGGCCCACAGGCCTGAATTGAGACTGCAAATACTTTGCAGATTCCACAAATGCCTTGTCATTGTGCGTGTCTGTTTATTAGAATTTATCCATGTGTGCGGGCCGGTCCCACTGCGCTGATGTCATCCCGGGTCCATAATAGACAGCTGCTGGGTTATTTTGTTCCGTATTCTGGCCGAGCGTTTGACTCCTGCAGCCTCCTGCGTCGGCACAAGGTCATTCAATTAGGTGGACACAATAGGAGTCAAACACTGGGTCAACACTGGCGCAGGGTTTTGATCTCAAGCACAGAAATAGGAGCTGCATTCCTCCTTCTGAACCATGGCAGCTCCAGTCTGTGATGTGGGATGAATGGAGGGTCAGACTTCAGGTCGGTGAGGTGACTCCCATCTATCAATCACTGCTCTGGATGGACTTCAAATGGAAATACTTCTGTAAAGTAGAAGTACCTCGAAACTACatcgttcaaaagtctggggtcacccagacaattccatgttttccatcaaaactcacacttttatccatgtgctaacataactgcacaagggttttctaatcatcaatgagcctttcaacaccattagctaacacaatgtagcattagaacacaggagtgatggttgctggaaatgttcctctgtacccctatggagatattccattaaaaatcagctgtttccagctacaatagtcatttaccacattatcaatgtctacactggatttagcgttcatttattgttatcttcattgaaaaaaaactgcttttctttcaaaataaggacatttctaaatgaccctaaacttttgaatggtagtgtataagAATGAAAGTTGCTCgaaatagttaaagttgctccatatcaGTTAAGATTgttctaaaatgagttaaagttgctctacattccagctagaatagtcattcaccacattaacaatgtctacactggatttctgattcatttaatgtcatcttcattgaaaaaaactttttctttgaaaaataaggacatttctgtcACCCCAAACGATAGAATGGTAATGTAAACACAGCAGTAAATACATGCACTTGTTTGCTACAAGCCATTATTAAGACCAACTGTTAGTTTTCCAGGTTTATAAAATTCGCTGTAACTCATCAGTTAACTGATCTGAAAGCTCAATCGGGAATAAAAGATATTTACTCTACATAAATGGTGTTTTATTAGAAGGtggcaccaaaaaaatctgacatattATCTAGTTTGGTGAAACAAAGTCGATCAACCACTGCCCTGTGTGGACGGAGGACACGATTGACAGAGAGAGGTGGGTTCGGTGAGtagaaaacagcagataaaagtGCTTGATGCAGGTTTTCATCTGTAAaaatc
This portion of the Amphiprion ocellaris isolate individual 3 ecotype Okinawa chromosome 19, ASM2253959v1, whole genome shotgun sequence genome encodes:
- the cbx8a gene encoding chromobox protein homolog 8a isoform X2 — translated: MELSAVGESVFAAESIIKRRIRRGRWEYLVKWKGWSQKYSTWEPEENILDARLFAAFEEREREREMFGPKKRGPKPETFLLKAKEKAKEKTYEFRRETPRGIQVSYPIPEPVVTPRAREGLRTVVPTIFPPSAINRGESVHVGPALERRPRPTPPAPLAAQEPLRFPKKRGRKPKLHLHFDEEDGSSSVEPEAKRSRLLEEPLTHGLSKMSQRLHHHHHHHHHHHHHHGETSDHSLLQLTKRFQEETTITPKSSSEQRNAAGAGLSYSCAFRPGARKSDQGAHRTHCLSRMYKLKQHGGHRSHHREQPAVISSSQSVHDPSARPSASSWTPCFTNLDTVTVTDVTMNFLTVTVRESSTDKGFFREKR
- the LOC111577362 gene encoding meteorin-like protein yields the protein MWPNAIIFTCFLALRLRHCAADLCNWTGSGFAAAVDSRIVLQVRLRCTEGSVRWLYPGQALRVVLEPNLSSSRRTTVCIKPSPSLGGGSVFVERAGELELLVPDGGRPERQVFCFRADGPHRPALYLQAGPQGDGVWSRRTMGFRYELLGNRSHGGLRASCQPCDDTELLMAVCNSDFMVRGHIWNVSHDSERQTSLVEVSAVRVYWQRSGVFERHVSPSASPRSWRGHIHALLQCQVKPGDGEFLFTGSEHFGEAWLGCAPRYKDFLSVYQRARTSRRNSCDFPLD
- the cbx8a gene encoding chromobox protein homolog 8a isoform X1, with translation MCAACRAAACGVSAAFCAQSCVKNVRASARWDVLKSTLALAMAEFSMRHCPLRSVERQRVRKDCCDMTCLWFGSELLSCRLSCRRYSTWEPEENILDARLFAAFEEREREREMFGPKKRGPKPETFLLKAKEKAKEKTYEFRRETPRGIQVSYPIPEPVVTPRAREGLRTVVPTIFPPSAINRGESVHVGPALERRPRPTPPAPLAAQEPLRFPKKRGRKPKLHLHFDEEDGSSSVEPEAKRSRLLEEPLTHGLSKMSQRLHHHHHHHHHHHHHHGETSDHSLLQLTKRFQEETTITPKSSSEQRNAAGAGLSYSCAFRPGARKSDQGAHRTHCLSRMYKLKQHGGHRSHHREQPAVISSSQSVHDPSARPSASSWTPCFTNLDTVTVTDVTMNFLTVTVRESSTDKGFFREKR